In Bacillus rossius redtenbacheri isolate Brsri chromosome 9 unlocalized genomic scaffold, Brsri_v3 Brsri_v3_scf9_2, whole genome shotgun sequence, one DNA window encodes the following:
- the LOC134542794 gene encoding tetraspanin-1-like isoform X2 → MGLLCGAKCVKVLLIAFNLLLWACGCAMVVVASWVFVAPTMTYLFRLASTRDVSPYMIYHVAYSLIALGCAVLLVGFFGCCGAVQGSKCMLAVFFVLLFLLLCLEAAAAVATLVVRDKFLGAMEGRLARQLASRYGHDTANNSGFTEAVDLMQYKLHCCGIHGDGDYNSSRWKDESQGSKEPKNVPLTCCVIADDQVTNSGSPISVVSRVFSGTVSTFSCV, encoded by the exons GCGTGCGGCTGCGCCATGGTGGTGGTGGCCTCGTGGGTGTTCGTCGCGCCCACCATGACCTACCTGTTCCGGCTGGCGTCCACGCGGGACGTCTCGCCGTACATGATCTACCACGTCGCCTACAGTCTCATCGCCCTGGGCTGCGCCGTGCTGCTCGTGGGCTTCTTCGGCTGCTGCGGCGCCGTGCAGGGGAGCAAGTGCATGCTCGCCGTG TTCTTCGTGCTGCTGTTCCTGCTGCTGTGCCTGGAGGCGGCGGCGGCCGTCGCGACGCTCGTGGTCCGAGACAAGTTCCTGGGCGCCATGGAGGGCCGCCTGGCGAGGCAGCTGGCGTCGCGCTACGGCCACGACACGGCCAACAACAGCGGCTTCACCGAGGCCGTCGACCTCATGCAGTACAAG CTGCACTGCTGCGGCATCCACGGCGACGGAGACTACAACTCGAGCCGCTGGAAGGACGAGAGCCAAGGCAGCAAGGAGCCGAAGAACGTCCCTCTCACCTGCTGCGTCATCGCCGACGACCAG GTGACCAACTCTGGAAGCCCCATTAGCGTAGTGTCGAGGGTTTTCAGTGGCACGGTGAGTACCTTCAGCTGTGTGTGA